A window from Leptospira meyeri encodes these proteins:
- a CDS encoding acyl-CoA dehydrogenase family protein, with product MNTLSTKKSSLDLFNPTEDHLALRESVASFAEREMDEQAKENDENESFNTMLFKRLGSELGIFGITVPEADGGHGLDPLASVIIHEEMSRFDPGFTLSYLAHEVLFVNNFFYSSNPSQRSRYLSKVITGEWIGGMGMTEPGAGTDVLGMTTNAVKKGDRYIINGVKQYITNGSIGQVFLLYTKLEKTSKKMTSFVIESSYKGFSVGKKEEKMGMRSSPTTQLVFEDMEVPEENLLGLENGAVTHMMRNLEIERVTLAAQSLGIARRCIDIMCDYTIRHREAFGKKLLEFGQIQRMVAESYADYQAARALVYHVASELGPDVRNSLGAASAKLVATQMAERVSRNAIQVLGGYGYCREYPVERLHRDAILLSIGGGTNEAMQKNIASDLKKLWSE from the coding sequence ATGAATACGCTTTCGACAAAAAAATCATCTCTCGATTTATTTAATCCTACAGAAGACCACCTGGCATTAAGGGAGTCTGTAGCATCCTTTGCAGAACGCGAAATGGATGAACAAGCAAAAGAAAACGATGAAAATGAATCATTTAATACCATGCTTTTCAAACGCCTTGGTTCAGAACTTGGAATTTTTGGAATTACAGTGCCGGAAGCTGATGGTGGACATGGACTAGACCCGCTTGCTTCTGTCATCATTCATGAAGAGATGTCTCGGTTTGATCCAGGATTTACACTTTCTTATTTGGCTCACGAAGTACTTTTTGTGAATAATTTTTTCTATAGTTCCAACCCTTCTCAAAGGAGTCGTTATTTGAGTAAGGTCATTACAGGAGAATGGATCGGTGGGATGGGAATGACAGAACCTGGTGCAGGTACGGATGTCCTTGGAATGACCACAAATGCAGTGAAGAAGGGCGATCGTTATATCATCAATGGAGTCAAACAATACATTACCAACGGATCCATTGGACAGGTTTTTCTTCTTTACACTAAGTTGGAAAAAACTTCCAAAAAAATGACCTCATTCGTGATCGAGTCATCGTACAAAGGTTTTTCGGTTGGTAAAAAAGAAGAGAAGATGGGAATGCGTTCTTCTCCTACCACTCAACTTGTTTTTGAGGATATGGAAGTTCCGGAAGAGAATTTACTCGGTTTGGAAAATGGGGCTGTCACTCATATGATGCGCAATTTAGAAATTGAAAGAGTCACACTTGCGGCACAATCACTTGGAATTGCTCGCAGATGTATTGATATCATGTGTGATTATACCATCCGCCATAGAGAAGCTTTCGGAAAAAAACTTTTGGAGTTTGGCCAAATCCAAAGAATGGTGGCCGAATCCTATGCAGACTACCAAGCAGCTCGTGCACTTGTCTATCATGTTGCAAGTGAACTTGGACCGGATGTCCGTAACTCACTTGGTGCGGCCTCCGCAAAATTGGTTGCAACCCAGATGGCGGAACGTGTTTCAAGAAATGCCATTCAAGTGTTAGGCGGGTATGGATACTGCCGTGAATATCCTGTGGAACGATTGCATCGGGATGCGATTTTGCTTAGCATTGGTGGGGGAACGAACGAAGCCATGCAAAAAAACATAGCGAGCGATTTGAAAAAACTTTGGTCCGAATAA
- a CDS encoding malate dehydrogenase — protein sequence MSKKVKVAVTGAAGQIGYALLFRIASGQMFGPDTAVELQLLELEQALPAAKGVIMELDDCAFPLLEKVSVSSNIDEAFRDINWALLVGSVPRKAGMERGDLLKINGGIFTTQGKAIEKNAASDVRVLVVGNPCNTNALIAMNNAKGVPSDRWFAMTGLDENRAKTQLAQKAGVLVKDVSNVAIWGNHSATQYPDFYNAKIKGKPATDLISDQEWLKGDFISTVQKRGAAIIAARGASSAASAANAVVDTVHNIVTPTKPGDWFSAACHSNGEYGVDKGLIFGYPLKSDGKKVEIVTGLEINAFGKEKFDITHNELKEERNEVKDMLG from the coding sequence ATGAGCAAAAAAGTAAAAGTTGCTGTTACTGGTGCTGCCGGACAAATCGGATATGCACTCTTATTTCGTATCGCTTCAGGACAAATGTTTGGACCTGACACTGCAGTGGAACTCCAATTGTTGGAACTAGAACAAGCTCTTCCTGCTGCCAAAGGTGTCATTATGGAATTGGACGACTGCGCTTTTCCTCTTTTGGAAAAAGTTTCTGTATCTTCTAACATCGATGAAGCGTTCCGTGACATCAACTGGGCCCTCCTTGTTGGTTCCGTTCCAAGAAAAGCAGGAATGGAAAGAGGAGACCTTCTTAAAATCAACGGTGGAATTTTTACAACACAAGGAAAAGCAATCGAAAAGAATGCGGCAAGTGATGTAAGAGTTTTAGTTGTTGGTAACCCATGTAATACTAATGCTCTTATTGCTATGAACAATGCAAAAGGTGTTCCGTCTGACAGATGGTTTGCGATGACTGGTCTTGATGAAAACCGTGCAAAAACACAACTTGCCCAAAAAGCAGGAGTTCTTGTAAAAGACGTTTCCAACGTAGCGATTTGGGGAAACCACTCCGCAACCCAATACCCAGACTTTTACAATGCAAAAATCAAAGGAAAACCAGCCACAGATTTGATTTCTGACCAGGAATGGCTGAAAGGTGATTTTATCTCTACCGTTCAAAAACGGGGAGCAGCGATCATTGCAGCGCGCGGAGCATCATCTGCGGCTTCTGCAGCAAATGCAGTCGTTGACACAGTGCATAACATCGTAACTCCTACAAAACCTGGTGATTGGTTTAGTGCCGCTTGTCACTCTAACGGTGAGTATGGTGTGGACAAAGGCCTTATCTTCGGATACCCACTGAAATCAGATGGAAAAAAAGTAGAGATTGTTACTGGTCTTGAAATCAATGCGTTTGGTAAGGAAAAATTCGATATCACTCACAATGAGTTGAAAGAAGAAAGAAACGAAGTAAAAGACATGTTAGGTTAA
- a CDS encoding phytoene desaturase family protein, which translates to MDTFWDVVVIGSGFGGLSAALSLSEKGKRVLVLEKGTTPGGCASSFRKNGYIFESGATTLVGLEPGLPFHKLSSEFQIQFPLFPLNRSMVVHLGEKTVERYQDRKEWVREAKRVFGGGLRMEVFWNLCDFISESVWSLSEKYRFFPFKNLSDILKSIGSFRPSDILVLFFSFVSLRFVLKCLGLTENKAWIRFLDEQLLITSQTTSTKVPMVFASVGLTYPQLQNYVVKGGMVSLSETILQKIGTNGGKILYKQEVIHLKKITTPEGNQEKIWELRTKHSENFLFHAPLVVSNLPIWNLIEITDDLPKLKKKTTKFEKGIWGAFSMGIAIQTNPAEEWTRTECLHHQIHLKTTLPYGGGNSIFLSLSHPEDPIRSPNGVRILSISTHIENPESWIRDVSYLEKKKRMESIVIQTLEEKFPWFQKEKILFQHSATPVTWKTWTGRKFGRVGGIPNSFFSNPFKILSNRSEDPNLLLTGDTVYPGQGIPAVVLGGLYAVEQFLERKRG; encoded by the coding sequence ATGGATACATTTTGGGATGTAGTAGTCATCGGTTCTGGGTTTGGCGGACTTAGTGCCGCTTTGTCACTTTCGGAAAAAGGCAAAAGAGTTTTGGTTTTAGAAAAAGGTACAACTCCCGGTGGTTGTGCTTCCAGTTTCCGGAAAAATGGTTATATTTTTGAATCAGGAGCAACAACCCTCGTGGGTTTGGAACCTGGGCTTCCCTTCCATAAACTTTCCTCCGAATTTCAAATTCAATTTCCACTTTTCCCATTAAATCGATCGATGGTGGTTCATTTGGGTGAAAAAACTGTTGAGCGTTACCAAGACCGCAAGGAATGGGTTCGTGAAGCAAAACGTGTGTTTGGTGGTGGTCTCCGAATGGAAGTTTTTTGGAATCTTTGCGATTTCATTTCTGAATCAGTTTGGAGTTTGTCCGAGAAATACAGATTCTTCCCTTTTAAAAATCTTTCCGATATATTGAAATCGATTGGATCTTTTCGACCTTCTGATATACTCGTTTTATTTTTTTCCTTTGTGTCTTTACGTTTTGTTTTAAAATGTTTGGGCCTTACAGAGAACAAGGCATGGATCCGGTTTTTAGATGAACAACTTTTGATCACAAGTCAAACTACATCGACAAAAGTTCCCATGGTCTTTGCATCCGTCGGACTCACGTATCCGCAATTACAAAACTATGTAGTCAAAGGGGGAATGGTTTCTCTTTCAGAAACGATCCTTCAAAAAATAGGAACAAATGGTGGAAAGATTCTCTATAAACAAGAAGTCATACATCTTAAAAAAATCACGACACCTGAAGGGAATCAGGAAAAGATTTGGGAGTTGCGTACGAAACATAGTGAGAACTTTTTATTTCATGCTCCTTTGGTAGTATCAAATCTTCCAATTTGGAACCTAATAGAGATTACTGATGACTTACCAAAACTAAAAAAGAAAACTACAAAATTTGAAAAAGGAATTTGGGGCGCTTTTTCAATGGGGATTGCCATACAAACCAATCCAGCCGAAGAATGGACAAGGACAGAATGCCTTCACCATCAGATCCATTTGAAGACAACTTTGCCTTATGGAGGAGGAAATTCGATATTTCTTTCTCTTTCCCATCCCGAGGATCCCATTCGTTCACCAAACGGTGTTCGTATCCTCTCCATTTCGACCCATATAGAAAATCCTGAATCTTGGATTCGTGATGTTTCTTATCTAGAAAAAAAGAAAAGAATGGAATCAATTGTGATTCAAACCTTAGAGGAAAAGTTTCCTTGGTTTCAAAAAGAAAAAATTTTGTTTCAACATTCTGCAACACCTGTTACGTGGAAAACTTGGACAGGTAGGAAATTTGGGAGAGTGGGAGGGATTCCTAATTCCTTTTTTTCGAATCCTTTTAAAATCTTGAGTAACCGATCGGAAGATCCAAACTTACTTCTTACGGGAGATACAGTCTATCCAGGACAGGGAATTCCGGCAGTAGTCCTTGGTGGTCTTTATGCAGTAGAACAATTCTTAGAAAGAAAGAGAGGTTGA
- a CDS encoding DsbA family protein has product MENIFKKWMENPISKIVLATNFVFALLFIVSVPSFVREYITQDAVSIGGKKYDLSDVKETSPIAYSKFQSEYKSLIKNTLGEFAQDKLFELVAKDKNIKPSEVLNQGFTPTEPSEEDILNVYMSNKDQLGGKSLAETKDKIVGFLKSQQEQEHSRAVYRDIVTKYPVEFLIKEPAAVRVTVEEKNNPSIGPKDAKITVIEFSDFECPFCKRSQDVNQKLREKYKGQIRWVFRDFPLPFHQDAMYAHMAANCSVSEGKYWDVFNLFFENSGNLGKANVDTLIAKAGVSKDKYQSCMRNASSLKAEIDADIQDGQKVGVSGTPAFFINGIFVSGALPFENFDEIIQKELKQ; this is encoded by the coding sequence ATGGAAAATATTTTTAAAAAGTGGATGGAAAATCCCATCTCCAAAATCGTCCTAGCGACCAATTTCGTTTTCGCCCTTCTCTTTATCGTCAGTGTTCCTTCCTTTGTTCGGGAATACATTACCCAAGATGCGGTCAGTATCGGCGGAAAAAAATATGACCTGAGTGATGTGAAAGAAACTTCTCCAATTGCGTATTCCAAATTCCAATCGGAATACAAAAGTCTGATAAAAAACACACTTGGAGAGTTTGCGCAGGACAAATTATTTGAACTTGTTGCAAAAGATAAAAACATCAAACCTTCTGAAGTGTTAAACCAAGGTTTCACTCCAACAGAGCCATCAGAAGAAGATATCCTTAATGTTTATATGTCCAACAAAGATCAGTTAGGTGGAAAATCTTTAGCTGAGACAAAAGATAAAATTGTGGGTTTTCTAAAGAGCCAACAAGAACAAGAACATAGCCGAGCCGTTTATCGAGACATCGTAACTAAATATCCAGTTGAGTTTTTAATCAAAGAACCAGCAGCGGTGAGAGTGACAGTAGAAGAAAAGAATAACCCTTCCATCGGACCGAAAGATGCAAAAATTACGGTCATTGAATTTTCTGACTTTGAATGTCCATTCTGTAAGCGAAGTCAAGACGTGAACCAAAAACTTCGTGAAAAGTACAAAGGCCAAATTCGTTGGGTTTTCCGTGATTTCCCACTTCCATTCCACCAAGATGCAATGTATGCACATATGGCCGCTAACTGTTCTGTATCAGAAGGAAAATACTGGGATGTGTTTAACTTGTTTTTTGAAAACAGTGGAAACTTAGGGAAAGCAAATGTGGATACTCTTATTGCGAAAGCTGGTGTTTCTAAAGACAAATACCAATCCTGTATGAGAAATGCTTCGAGTTTAAAAGCAGAAATTGATGCAGACATTCAAGATGGGCAAAAAGTGGGTGTGAGTGGAACTCCTGCATTTTTTATCAACGGGATCTTTGTTTCAGGAGCTCTTCCTTTCGAAAACTTCGATGAGATCATCCAAAAAGAATTAAAACAATAA
- a CDS encoding c-di-GMP phosphodiesterase, with product MSTNDTNIVPREKLAKFELTEESLNSFRKNNNIPLDLYNKDGQILIHKKRNPTEADFGKLLKFEMQGVYFLISELKKTKQQNGAQFLEPGRTTKLFDQEKTARFAKQSQALIEDLRKTSFSSEQAVFVQNSVNELLTDFTSNPDYELGIFNILEILGVAGVSVESELMTKRTVVAMGMKVRTKKIVNEGKEESNKKDHLSLMMASYLADVGYSRLDIKNNPKLTKEEYTVVQQHPIISYLMTLPAPEIDSHVRTLILNHHRPYRGNGVNNNFPDPRSLFTKLMSVRDKYNKEVGKERIIQDIELQLHLQENNVTSASFEEDIAILSLASEYASLTSNQPWRPAFKSSTALKMILNDSFFSYSNKNIRHLLDYVGSSLTNNENIVNFGDFVITASVDSERRAHFDICIVLDVGRYQTRPKLQRICSINPVFQKGNKFKIADFDLHSIKIDRRKAIMDLALQAGTSRVIYIIDPELNPALHEAVYKINMAS from the coding sequence ATGAGCACAAACGATACAAACATAGTACCTAGAGAAAAGCTCGCCAAATTTGAGTTAACTGAAGAATCTTTAAATAGTTTTCGTAAAAACAATAACATCCCTCTCGATCTTTACAATAAAGACGGACAAATCCTCATTCATAAAAAAAGAAACCCTACCGAAGCAGATTTCGGGAAACTACTAAAGTTTGAAATGCAAGGGGTTTATTTTCTCATCTCTGAACTTAAAAAAACGAAACAACAGAATGGGGCTCAGTTTTTAGAACCAGGCCGTACGACAAAATTATTCGACCAAGAAAAAACAGCCCGGTTTGCCAAACAATCTCAAGCCCTCATCGAAGACCTTCGAAAAACATCCTTTTCATCCGAACAAGCCGTGTTTGTGCAAAACTCGGTCAATGAACTTCTTACCGACTTTACAAGTAATCCTGACTATGAACTGGGAATTTTTAATATTTTAGAGATCCTTGGAGTGGCTGGGGTTTCTGTCGAATCGGAGCTCATGACCAAACGCACAGTGGTGGCAATGGGGATGAAGGTTCGTACAAAAAAGATTGTCAACGAAGGCAAAGAAGAATCCAACAAAAAAGACCATCTCAGCCTCATGATGGCAAGTTACTTAGCAGATGTAGGATATTCTCGATTGGATATCAAAAACAATCCTAAACTTACCAAAGAGGAATACACCGTTGTCCAACAACACCCTATTATCAGTTATTTGATGACTCTCCCAGCGCCAGAAATTGATTCCCATGTTCGTACTTTAATATTAAATCACCACAGACCATACCGCGGCAATGGAGTGAATAATAACTTTCCTGATCCAAGGTCTTTGTTTACCAAACTCATGTCTGTCCGAGACAAATATAACAAAGAAGTTGGAAAAGAAAGAATCATACAGGACATTGAACTCCAACTCCACTTACAAGAAAACAATGTTACCTCCGCTAGTTTTGAAGAAGACATTGCCATTCTTTCTTTAGCGAGCGAATATGCTTCTCTTACTTCTAACCAACCATGGAGACCAGCATTCAAATCTTCTACAGCTCTTAAGATGATTTTAAATGATTCTTTTTTCTCTTACAGCAATAAAAATATCAGACATCTTTTAGATTATGTGGGAAGTTCCCTCACGAATAACGAAAACATTGTGAACTTTGGTGACTTTGTTATCACTGCTTCCGTAGATTCCGAAAGAAGAGCCCATTTTGATATTTGTATTGTTTTGGATGTTGGCCGTTACCAAACAAGACCAAAACTCCAAAGGATCTGTAGCATCAATCCAGTGTTTCAAAAAGGAAACAAATTCAAAATCGCCGATTTTGATTTACACAGCATTAAAATTGATCGCAGGAAAGCAATTATGGACTTGGCCTTACAGGCAGGTACATCTCGTGTGATTTATATCATTGACCCAGAACTCAATCCTGCCCTTCACGAAGCTGTTTATAAAATCAACATGGCATCCTAA
- the thrB gene encoding homoserine kinase — MIRLPKILIQVPGTSANLGPGFDLMGLALDLHNQFEFNFSKEITESKTELKNGKPLPFSEKEDLVHQSYLSYFKKFLPSVTPPPYHCKMSLSLPLKGGLGSSASAIVAGLSLAREVHKRLEPTSVPTEPEFTQYLAEFEGHPDNTLPAYLGGFVFAYSTFGERLRYFRKKFPSSVAIFVLTPEFHVSTEESRKTLPKSYATADVIFNLSRIGAWMHFLDKRKFGDLLVGLEDKMHTPYRIPKSSPLFPLAETFAKAGIGYCLSGSGPSLLVFLERKSVKTKQAELEKTVSLVMGEAKIPYSFKRVKPDGFGVRIQFK, encoded by the coding sequence ATGATTCGCCTTCCTAAGATTCTGATCCAAGTGCCGGGAACTTCTGCCAACTTGGGACCTGGTTTTGACCTTATGGGCCTTGCCTTGGATCTTCATAACCAATTTGAATTTAATTTTTCCAAAGAAATCACAGAATCCAAAACAGAATTAAAAAACGGCAAGCCCCTGCCATTTTCAGAAAAAGAAGATTTAGTTCATCAGTCATATCTTTCTTATTTTAAAAAATTTTTACCAAGTGTTACACCTCCACCTTATCATTGTAAAATGAGTCTATCTTTGCCCTTAAAAGGTGGGCTTGGTTCTAGTGCTTCCGCTATTGTCGCAGGTCTTTCGTTAGCCAGGGAAGTGCACAAACGATTGGAACCTACTTCTGTTCCAACAGAACCAGAGTTTACACAGTACTTGGCTGAATTTGAAGGACATCCTGATAATACATTACCTGCTTATTTGGGTGGGTTTGTTTTCGCCTATTCAACATTTGGTGAAAGGCTCAGATACTTTCGTAAAAAATTTCCATCCTCCGTTGCCATTTTTGTATTAACACCAGAGTTCCATGTTTCTACTGAGGAATCTAGAAAAACACTTCCAAAATCTTATGCCACAGCCGATGTGATTTTTAATTTGTCTCGTATTGGTGCTTGGATGCATTTTTTGGACAAACGAAAGTTTGGTGATCTTCTTGTTGGTTTGGAAGATAAGATGCACACACCATACCGAATTCCTAAATCCTCTCCCTTATTCCCCTTGGCAGAAACCTTTGCAAAAGCAGGGATTGGGTATTGTTTGTCTGGATCTGGACCAAGTTTACTTGTATTTTTAGAACGAAAATCTGTTAAAACCAAACAGGCAGAATTAGAAAAAACAGTTTCTTTGGTGATGGGAGAGGCAAAGATTCCTTACTCATTCAAACGAGTGAAACCAGATGGATTCGGGGTTCGAATCCAATTCAAATAG